The following proteins are encoded in a genomic region of Microcoleus sp. FACHB-68:
- the trxB gene encoding thioredoxin-disulfide reductase, with the protein MTNPTVENLVIIGSGPAGYTAAIYAGRANLKPVVFEGYQMGGIPGGQLMTTTEVENFPGFPEGITGPALMDRMKAQAQRWGAELYTEDVISVDLSQRPFTVRSEEREVKAHTIVIATGATAKRLGLPNERAFWSNGISACAICDGATPIFKGVDLAVIGAGDTAAEESIYLTKYGTHVHLLVRSDKMRASKAMQDRVLSNPKITVHWNTVAVDVLGKDGGHMNGVRLKNTETGEESDLPVKGLFYAIGHTPNTQIFKGQLELDEIGYVVTKHGSVETSVEGVYAVGDVQDHEFRQAITAAGSGCMGAMLAERWLSLHGLAQEFKQAEESGKPAEPTNEKQADTADTFDPEVTHHAGGFALRKLFHDSNRLIMVKYASPTCGPCHTLKPILHKVVDEFDGKMHYVEIDIEADPDIAQNAGVTGTPTIQFFKNKELLAEMKGVKQRSQYRQMIESHL; encoded by the coding sequence ATGACAAACCCAACTGTAGAAAATTTGGTGATTATTGGCTCTGGGCCAGCCGGCTACACAGCAGCTATTTATGCCGGTCGTGCCAACCTGAAGCCGGTCGTCTTTGAAGGCTATCAAATGGGTGGCATCCCTGGAGGCCAACTGATGACGACGACGGAAGTTGAGAACTTTCCCGGCTTTCCAGAAGGCATCACCGGCCCTGCATTAATGGATCGGATGAAAGCGCAGGCGCAGCGCTGGGGTGCTGAGCTATACACCGAAGATGTCATCTCTGTTGACTTGAGCCAGCGTCCATTTACGGTGCGTTCTGAGGAACGGGAAGTCAAAGCTCATACCATTGTAATCGCCACCGGCGCGACGGCGAAACGCTTAGGATTGCCCAATGAGCGTGCGTTTTGGAGTAACGGCATCTCAGCTTGTGCGATTTGTGATGGTGCTACGCCAATTTTTAAAGGCGTTGATTTGGCAGTCATTGGTGCCGGCGACACAGCAGCGGAAGAATCCATTTATCTCACAAAGTATGGAACTCACGTTCATTTGCTAGTGCGCTCAGATAAAATGCGGGCGTCTAAAGCCATGCAAGACCGCGTTTTAAGCAATCCTAAAATTACCGTTCACTGGAACACAGTAGCCGTTGATGTTCTGGGTAAGGATGGCGGCCACATGAACGGAGTGAGGCTTAAAAATACCGAAACTGGCGAAGAAAGCGATCTGCCGGTGAAGGGTTTATTTTACGCCATCGGTCACACACCGAATACGCAAATTTTCAAGGGTCAGTTAGAACTCGATGAGATCGGTTATGTTGTCACCAAGCACGGTTCGGTGGAAACCAGTGTTGAAGGGGTTTATGCGGTTGGTGACGTGCAGGATCATGAATTTAGGCAGGCGATCACTGCTGCCGGCAGCGGCTGTATGGGGGCAATGTTAGCAGAACGCTGGCTCTCACTACACGGTTTGGCGCAGGAGTTTAAACAAGCAGAAGAATCTGGAAAGCCGGCTGAACCAACGAATGAGAAACAGGCTGATACAGCAGACACATTCGATCCAGAAGTGACGCATCATGCCGGTGGTTTTGCTTTGCGGAAGCTTTTCCATGACAGTAATCGCTTGATTATGGTTAAGTATGCCTCGCCCACCTGCGGCCCGTGTCACACACTCAAGCCTATTTTACATAAGGTTGTGGATGAGTTCGATGGCAAGATGCACTATGTTGAAATTGACATCGAGGCAGATCCAGATATTGCTCAAAATGCCGGTGTCACCGGCACGCCAACGATTCAGTTTTTCAAGAACAAAGAATTGCTGGCAGAAATGAAAGGCGTTAAGCAAAGAAGCCAATATCGGCAAATGATTGAAAGCCATTTGTAA
- a CDS encoding TIGR00300 family protein, translating to MNDSIRFLMCAPDHYDVDYVINPWMEGNIHKSSRDRAVEQWHKLYHVLKENALVDLVKPEKGWPDMVFTANAGLVLGKTVVLSRFLHKERQGEEPYFKEWFESQGYTVHELPKDLPFEGAGDALLDREGRWLWAGYGFRSELDAHPYLAKWLDIEVISLQLVDERFYHLDTCFCPLNGGYLLYYPPAFDFYSNRIIEMRVPAEKRIAIAEADAVNFACNAVNIDSIVVMNKASEELKKRLSAVGFEVIETALTEFLKAGGAAKCLTLRVTEPVREEAKAYVPVESRIMRMEGHLLDSGLINRALDTIVEGGGSFQVLNFNLGEQRQSTSSADVKVSAPSHEVMEEIMTLLIDLGAVAPPQEVCDTNLEPVIQDGVAPDDFYVTTIYPTEVRVDCQWIKVQNQRMDGAVAVTRTPEGPVAKCKLLRDLKVGESVIVGVDGIRTVRKTESREQRNSQEFSFMSGSVSSERRVELVVEQVAWELRQIRDRGGKVVVTAGPVVIHTGGGEHLTHLIREGYVQGLLGGNAIAVHDIEQSMMGTSLGVDMKRGVAVRGGHRHHLKIINMIRRCGSIAAAVEQGILTNGVMYECVKNNVPFSLAGSIRDDGPLPDTQMDLIKAQEEYSRLIVGADMILMLSSMLHSIGVGNMTPAGVKMVCVDINPAVVTKLSDRGSVESIGVVTDVGLFLSLLVKQLDQLTSPYPISQAV from the coding sequence ATGAACGATTCGATTCGTTTCCTCATGTGCGCCCCCGACCATTACGACGTGGATTATGTGATTAATCCTTGGATGGAAGGGAATATCCACAAATCCTCACGAGATCGTGCTGTAGAGCAGTGGCATAAGCTTTATCACGTCCTGAAAGAAAATGCACTCGTAGACTTGGTGAAACCCGAAAAAGGTTGGCCAGATATGGTGTTTACAGCCAACGCCGGCCTGGTTTTGGGCAAGACAGTGGTACTCAGCCGCTTTCTCCACAAAGAGCGACAAGGCGAGGAACCTTACTTTAAGGAGTGGTTCGAGTCACAGGGTTACACCGTCCATGAACTGCCCAAAGATTTGCCCTTTGAAGGTGCCGGCGACGCACTGCTAGATCGGGAAGGACGCTGGCTGTGGGCAGGATACGGCTTCCGTTCCGAACTTGACGCTCACCCGTATTTAGCAAAATGGCTGGATATTGAGGTGATTTCGTTGCAGCTTGTGGATGAGCGATTCTATCACCTGGATACCTGCTTCTGTCCCCTCAACGGCGGCTATTTGCTCTACTACCCACCGGCATTTGATTTTTACTCAAACCGCATCATTGAAATGCGCGTGCCGGCAGAAAAACGCATTGCAATTGCGGAAGCAGACGCCGTGAACTTCGCCTGCAATGCAGTCAATATTGACTCAATTGTGGTGATGAATAAGGCGAGTGAAGAACTCAAGAAACGCCTTAGCGCAGTTGGGTTTGAGGTGATTGAAACCGCGCTGACGGAGTTTCTTAAAGCTGGGGGTGCCGCTAAGTGCCTGACGCTGCGAGTGACTGAGCCGGTGCGCGAAGAAGCCAAAGCCTACGTGCCGGTGGAAAGTCGGATCATGCGGATGGAAGGACACCTGCTAGACTCCGGCTTGATCAACCGCGCCTTGGACACCATAGTAGAAGGCGGCGGCAGTTTCCAAGTCTTGAATTTTAATTTAGGAGAGCAGCGACAAAGCACGTCCTCCGCCGATGTGAAGGTATCAGCACCTTCCCATGAGGTGATGGAAGAAATCATGACGCTGCTGATCGATCTCGGTGCGGTGGCACCTCCCCAAGAGGTTTGCGATACGAATTTAGAACCCGTGATCCAAGACGGTGTTGCACCTGATGATTTTTATGTTACGACGATCTACCCCACCGAAGTGCGGGTGGACTGCCAGTGGATCAAGGTGCAAAATCAGCGCATGGATGGCGCGGTTGCGGTGACACGCACCCCTGAAGGGCCGGTCGCCAAGTGTAAACTGCTGCGGGATTTAAAAGTCGGCGAGTCCGTTATCGTCGGTGTGGACGGCATTCGCACGGTGCGGAAGACAGAATCACGGGAGCAACGCAATAGCCAGGAATTCAGCTTTATGTCTGGCAGCGTTTCCAGCGAGCGCCGTGTCGAGTTGGTGGTGGAGCAAGTCGCCTGGGAACTGCGGCAAATCCGTGATCGTGGCGGTAAAGTTGTGGTGACAGCAGGGCCGGTTGTTATCCACACCGGCGGCGGCGAACATCTGACTCATTTAATCCGCGAAGGCTATGTGCAAGGGTTATTGGGTGGCAATGCGATCGCGGTGCATGACATTGAGCAATCAATGATGGGGACATCTTTGGGTGTGGATATGAAGCGCGGGGTTGCAGTTCGTGGCGGACACCGGCACCACTTGAAGATCATTAACATGATTCGCCGGTGTGGCAGTATTGCCGCAGCAGTGGAGCAAGGCATCCTCACGAATGGTGTGATGTATGAATGTGTCAAGAACAATGTGCCGTTCTCACTGGCCGGCTCGATTCGGGATGATGGCCCATTGCCGGATACCCAGATGGATTTGATTAAAGCTCAAGAAGAGTATTCGCGTTTGATTGTTGGTGCGGATATGATTTTGATGCTGTCTTCAATGCTGCACTCAATCGGTGTGGGGAATATGACGCCGGCTGGGGTCAAAATGGTCTGTGTGGATATTAACCCGGCAGTGGTGACGAAGTTAAGTGATCGCGGTTCAGTGGAATCAATCGGCGTTGTTACCGATGTGGGATTGTTCCTCAGCTTGCTGGTGAAGCAGTTGGATCAATTGACGAGTCCTTATCCAATCTCTCAAGCGGTTTAA
- a CDS encoding NIL domain-containing protein, translated as MITEIQQNSQFTLMQPAQSTAELVNGVGDNRPTQIRIRIRVSQKYYHEPVISHLISEYSLNVNVNAALLAANTPTDGWFDLELRGTNKQIQRALIYLNQLNVQIWSQSTDPEEENW; from the coding sequence ATGATTACTGAGATTCAACAGAATTCGCAATTTACTTTGATGCAGCCGGCACAATCAACAGCCGAGTTGGTTAATGGGGTTGGAGATAATCGACCCACTCAAATTCGTATTCGCATCCGAGTTTCTCAAAAATATTATCACGAGCCGGTGATTTCTCACTTGATTTCTGAGTACAGCTTGAATGTAAATGTCAATGCAGCACTACTCGCGGCAAATACTCCAACTGATGGTTGGTTTGATTTAGAACTGCGGGGAACGAACAAGCAAATTCAACGCGCTCTCATCTACCTCAATCAACTTAATGTACAAATCTGGAGTCAATCGACTGATCCAGAAGAAGAGAATTGGTGA
- a CDS encoding class I SAM-dependent methyltransferase → MQRVLEAEVMDTWEEAIEYDAMDFTGVNTAFAQNAVEIGPPAGLILDAGTGTARIPILISQMRPHWQIIGIDLSKNMLQVGSENVEKAGLQSHIQLELVDAKKLPYLDHHFDMVISNSIVHHLPDPLPFFREIKRVLKPAGAIFLRDLFRPADEKIMDTLVNRYATDCNAHQKKLFRDSLNAAFTLEEVNQIVKDAGFKDVKVYSSSNRHWTAERTVQK, encoded by the coding sequence ATGCAGCGAGTGTTGGAAGCGGAAGTGATGGATACCTGGGAAGAAGCCATTGAGTATGACGCAATGGACTTTACAGGAGTGAATACAGCCTTTGCCCAAAATGCAGTTGAAATAGGGCCACCGGCAGGGCTTATTTTAGATGCCGGCACCGGAACAGCCCGCATTCCCATTTTAATCAGTCAAATGCGCCCGCATTGGCAAATTATCGGCATTGATCTCTCAAAAAATATGCTGCAAGTTGGGTCAGAGAATGTAGAGAAAGCCGGTTTACAATCGCACATTCAATTGGAATTAGTTGATGCCAAAAAATTGCCTTATCTAGATCATCACTTCGATATGGTGATTTCAAATAGCATCGTTCACCACTTACCCGATCCGCTGCCGTTTTTTAGAGAAATCAAACGGGTGCTAAAGCCTGCCGGTGCTATTTTTCTGCGAGACTTATTTCGACCGGCTGATGAAAAAATTATGGATACCTTAGTTAATAGGTACGCCACTGATTGTAACGCGCATCAGAAAAAATTATTTCGGGATTCCCTAAATGCTGCCTTTACCTTAGAAGAGGTGAATCAGATAGTAAAAGATGCCGGTTTCAAAGATGTCAAAGTTTATTCATCCTCAAACCGGCATTGGACAGCAGAAAGAACCGTCCAAAAATAA
- a CDS encoding Uma2 family endonuclease: MSLAKDIDTPENILQDVIFPPGDLYSDEPQLETYLHLQQMMLLIKCLDWLWRDRNDFFATGNLTIYYSPRQRKSEDFRGPDFFVVLGTERKPRKSWVVWEEDGKYPNLIVELLSETTAGTDRGLKKQIYQDTFRTPDYFWFDPETLEFAGFHLVDGQYQPLEPNSQGRLWSQQLNLYFGIYQRKLRFYTPEGALVPTPEESAESEKQQKELAQQRAEKLAAKLRELNIDPDEL; this comes from the coding sequence ATGTCTCTTGCTAAAGATATCGACACCCCAGAAAACATTCTCCAAGATGTGATCTTTCCACCCGGTGATTTATACAGCGACGAACCGCAATTGGAAACTTATCTGCATTTGCAGCAGATGATGCTGCTGATAAAATGTCTGGACTGGTTATGGCGAGATAGAAATGACTTTTTCGCCACCGGCAATCTCACCATCTACTACAGTCCCCGCCAGCGCAAATCTGAGGATTTCCGGGGGCCAGATTTTTTTGTGGTTTTGGGAACTGAACGCAAACCCCGCAAAAGTTGGGTGGTTTGGGAAGAAGACGGCAAATATCCTAATTTAATTGTGGAACTTCTTTCTGAGACAACAGCCGGCACAGATCGGGGACTGAAAAAACAAATCTACCAAGATACGTTCCGCACCCCTGATTATTTTTGGTTTGATCCCGAAACTTTAGAATTTGCCGGCTTTCATTTAGTAGATGGTCAATATCAACCACTAGAACCGAATTCTCAAGGCCGGCTGTGGAGTCAGCAGCTAAATTTATACTTCGGTATTTATCAGAGAAAGTTGCGCTTTTATACGCCAGAGGGTGCGCTAGTTCCGACACCGGAAGAATCAGCCGAGTCAGAGAAACAACAGAAAGAATTAGCGCAACAACGCGCAGAAAAATTGGCAGCAAAGCTCAGAGAATTAAATATTGACCCGGATGAGCTTTAA
- a CDS encoding GDSL-type esterase/lipase family protein, translated as MSKWLSFLALTLSSLLLVVSCQSQTLDIKNLNRGTGTQIIVIGDSIASGYGVPPEAAFPSVLSRQLGVPIVNQGVSGNTTAMGLNRLQTDVIAGSPWLVIVELGGNDFLQKLPKPETEKNLREIVTSVQESGAIAVLLGIELGIYVDEYKELYERVAQDTKAHLIPQVTKGILDNPRYRQDDIIHPNQAGHQLLATRIAQQLKPLLEKATWPPALLKFQDNIKKP; from the coding sequence ATGTCTAAGTGGCTATCTTTCCTTGCTTTAACATTAAGTTCCTTGCTGCTGGTGGTTAGCTGCCAAAGCCAGACATTAGATATAAAAAATCTCAACCGTGGCACCGGCACGCAAATTATCGTCATAGGTGACAGTATTGCTTCGGGCTATGGCGTGCCACCGGAAGCCGCATTCCCCAGCGTTTTGAGCCGGCAACTCGGTGTACCCATTGTCAATCAAGGTGTTAGCGGCAATACAACGGCAATGGGATTAAATCGGTTACAAACGGATGTGATCGCCGGCAGCCCTTGGTTAGTCATTGTAGAGCTTGGCGGCAACGATTTTTTGCAAAAATTGCCGAAACCAGAAACCGAAAAAAATCTGCGCGAGATTGTTACCTCTGTGCAAGAGTCCGGTGCAATTGCCGTCTTATTGGGCATCGAACTGGGTATTTATGTGGATGAATACAAGGAATTGTATGAGAGAGTAGCGCAAGATACAAAAGCTCATCTCATTCCTCAAGTTACTAAGGGAATTTTGGACAATCCGCGCTACCGGCAAGATGATATTATCCATCCAAATCAGGCAGGACATCAGCTTTTAGCCACCCGCATCGCCCAACAGTTAAAGCCTTTATTAGAAAAAGCAACTTGGCCTCCAGCATTGTTAAAATTTCAAGACAATATTAAGAAGCCCTAA